In Oenanthe melanoleuca isolate GR-GAL-2019-014 chromosome 8, OMel1.0, whole genome shotgun sequence, a single genomic region encodes these proteins:
- the LEPROT gene encoding leptin receptor gene-related protein: protein MAGVKALVALSFSGAIGLTFLMLGCALEYYGVYWPLFVLIFYFICPIPHFIAKRVGDDSDAASSACRELAYFFTTGIVVSAFGFPIILARVEAIKWGACGLVLAGNAVIFLTILGFFLVFGRGDDFSWEQW, encoded by the exons ATGGCGGGCGTGAAAG CTCTCGTGGCGCTGTCGTTCAGCGGAGCCATCGGGCTGACGTTCCTCATGCTGGGCTGCGCCCTGGAGTACTACGG tgTGTACTGGCCCCTGTTTGTGTTGATATTTTACTTCATCTGCCCCATTCCCCACTTCATTGCCAAGAGGGTGGGTGATGACAGCGatgcagccagcagtgcctgcagggagctggcttATTTCTTCACCACGGGAATTGTTGTCTCTGCCTTTGGATTCCCCATCATCCTTGCACGGGTGGAAGCA ATCAAATGGGGAGCCTGTGGCCTGGTGCTGGCTGGCAATGCAGTCATTTTCCTTACTATTTTAGgctttttccttgtgtttggCAGAGGAGATGACTTTAGCTGGGAGCAGTGGTAG
- the DNAJC6 gene encoding putative tyrosine-protein phosphatase auxilin isoform X2, translating into MPGGEAASGTRARSPPLPAAPGSRRMLGPQPGASSPDMESSYGGGLLDMVKGGAGRLFSNLKDNLKDTLKDTSSKVMQSVASYTKGELDISYITSRIIVMSFPAEGVELGFRNHIEDVRTFLDSRHPDHYTVFNLSPKYYRSAKFHNRVSECSWPVRQAPSLHNLYAVCKNMHNWLQQNPKNVCVIHCMDGRAASAVLVSAMFCFCHLFSHPGPAVQLLNTKRPGIVLWPSHRRYIGYICDLIADKPVIPHCKPLTIKSVTLSPVPCFNKQRNGCRPFCDILSGETRILSTSQEYERMKEYRVQEGKVLIPLGATVHGDVVVSVYHMRSTIGGRLQAKMTNTQIFQIQFHTGFIALGTTTLKFTKPELDACDSPDKYPQLFHVILDIEIQSADRQTELTPPWENFTTKDINPSILFSSHQEHQDTLALAGRGATDSPQDNIRNVGQSAFFSSLSWQDQKSDKSSSHPTSEDRAALVHEESEQSDDELLSLSSQHSNASGDKPHGTPKHSKKQQEPPAAPPPEDVDLLGLDGSPMSKSFPSQPSAAPSNSDLLNDLFGVSQSPAAAAAEEVFPVGGPGSVHSTPRRSAASASPSPSPRVAEATAFDPFGSSPKQTGPDLLGSFLGSSAGPGDPFLQATRSPSPTVHSDPFHMASSTPTVSIQPDVSSGWDWPNKTGGLGMGSKSAATSPTGSLHSTPTHQPKPQTLDPFADLGSLGASLAGGPSFASKPTTPTGMGGGFPPSPQKPPPQPMGGSGWQQGAGYGWQGTQPKAQPSVPHASPQNKPNYNVSFSQGAQAERGKGAANVDSKPKVSADFEDLLSGQGFNAHKDKKGPKTIAEMRKEEMAKEMDPEKLKVLEWIEGKERNIRALLSTMHTVLWAGETKWKPVSMADLVTPEQVKKVYRRAVLVVHPDKATGQPYEQYAKMIFMELNDAWSEFENQGQKPLY; encoded by the exons GTGCCTCCTCTCCAGACATGGAGTCCAGCTATGGGGGAGGCCTGCTGGACATGGTgaagggaggagcagggaggctcTTCAGCAACCTGAAGGACAACCTGAAGGACACCCTCAAGGACACCTCCTCCAAGGTCATGCAGTCTGTTGCCAG TTACACCAAGGGAGAGCTGGATATTTCCTACATTACCTCAAGGATCATAG TGATGTCTTTTCCTGCTGAGGGAGTGGAGCTGGGCTTCAGGAACCACATTGAGGATGTCAGGACATTCCTGGATTCCAGGCACCCCGACCACTACACCGTGTTCAACTTGTCACCCAAATATTATCGCAGTGCCAAGTTCCACAACAGG GTGTCTGAGTGCAGCTGGCCCGTCCGGCAGGCGCCCAGCCTGCACAACCTCTACGCTGTCTGCAAGAACATGCACaactggctgcagcagaaccCCAAAAACGTCTGTGTCATCCACTGCATG GATGGCCGTGCAGCCTCAGCAGTTCTGGTCAGTGCCATGTTCTGTTTCTGTCACCTCTTCTCTcatcctggccctgctgtgcagctgctgaacACAAAGAGACCTGGAATTGTACTGTGGCCATCTCACAGGAG GTACATAGGATACATCTGTGACCTAATAGCAGACAAGCCTGTCATCCCCCACTGCAAACCACTGACCATCAAGTCGGTGACCCTCAGCCCCGTGCCCTGCTTCAACAAGCAGCGCAACGGCTGCCGGCCCTTCTGCGACATCCTCAGCGGGGAGACCAGGATCCTCAGCACCTCCCAGGAGTACGAGAGGATGAA AGAATACCGTGTGCAGGAAGGGAAGGTGCTGATCCCCCTGGGAGCCACTGTCCATGGAGATGTTGTTGTCTCTGTCTATCACATGAGATCCACCATCGGGGGACGACTCCAAGCCAAA atgaCCAACACACAAATATTCCAAATTCAATTTCATACTGGATTCATAGCCCTGGGAACAACCACTCTCAAATTCACCAA GCCTGAGCTGGATGCCTGTGACTCTCCAGACAAATATCCTCAGCTCTTTCATGTTATACTGGACATAGAAATCCAGTCTGCAGACAGACAAACTGAATTAACTCCCCCATGGGAGAACTTCACGACAAAAGACATCAATCCCTCCATTCTCTTCTCCTCCCACCAGGAGCACCAGGACACTCTTGCTTTGGCAG gtaGAGGTGCCACAGATTCCCCCCAGGATAACATCAGGAACGTTGGGCAGAGTGCATTCTTCTCCTCTCTCAGCTGGCAAG ATCAGAAATCTGACAAAAGTAGCTCTCACCCCACCTCAGAGGATCGAGCAGCGTTGGTGCATGAGGAAAGCGAACAGTCAGATGACGAACTCTTGTCCCTTTCCAGTCAGCACAGTAATGCCAGCGGTGACAAGCCCCACGGGACacccaaacacagcaaaaagcagcaagagcctccagcagcacctcccccTGAGGACGTGGACCTGCTGGGCCTGGATGGCAGCCCCATGAGCAAGAGCTTTCCCTCgcagcccagcgctgccccctCTAACTCTGACCTGCTGAATGATTtgtttggggtgtcccagagccctgctgcagctgctgctgaggaggttTTCCCCGTGGGGGGACCCGGCTCTGTGCACTCGACCCCGCGGCGCTCGGCAGCTTCGGCGTCGCCGTCGCCGTCGCCGAGGGTGGCAGAAG cCACTGCCTTTGATCCATTTGGAAGCAGCCCCAAGCAAACTGGTCCAGACCTCCTGGGTTCCTTCCTTGGCTCATCAGCTGGCCCTGGGGATCCTTTCCTTCAAGCCACAAGAAGCCCTTCCCCAACTGTGCACAGCGATCCCTTTCACATGG CTTCAAGCACTCCAACTGTTTCCATCCAACCAGATGTTTCCAGTGGTTGGGACTGGCCCAATAAAACAG gtgGTCTAGGAATGGGAAGTAAGTCTGCTGCCACCAGTCCTACAGGATCCCTCCACAGCACTCCCACTCATCAGCCTAAACCCCAAACACTGGATCCATTTGCTGATCTGGGAAGTCTTGGAGCGAGTTTAGCAG GTGGCCCCTCGTTCGCCAGCAAGCCCACCACGCCGACGGGCATGGGCGGGGGGTTCCCCCCGTCCCCGCAGAAGCCGCCGCCGCAGCCCATGGGGGGCAGCGGGTGGCAGCAGGGCGCGGGCTACggctggcaggggacacagcccaaagcccagcccagcgTGCCCCACGCCTCCCCGCAGAACAAGCCCAACTACAACGTCAGCTTCTCGCAGGGGGCGCAGGCCGAGCGGGGGAAAGGAGCCGCTAATGTCG ATTCCAAGCCAAAAGTGTCTGCAGATTTTGAAGATTTATTATCTGGTCAAGGGTTTAATGCTCACAAGGACAAGAAGGGCCCCAAAACAATAGCTGAgatgagaaaagaagaaatggcaAAGGAGATGGACCCTGAAAAACTAAAA gtgctggagtGGATtgaagggaaggagaggaatATCAGGGCACTGCTGTCCACCATGCACACggtgctgtgggcaggggagACCAAGTGGAAGCCTGTGAGTATGGCAGACCTGGTGACCCCAGAGCAGGTGAAGAAGGTGTACAGGCGGGCTGTGCTCGTCGTTCACCCCGACAAG GCTACTGGGCAGCCATATGAACAATATGCAAAGATGATATTTATGGAGCTAAACGATGCCTGGTCAGAATTTGAAAACCAAGGACAAAAACCCTTGTATTAG
- the DNAJC6 gene encoding putative tyrosine-protein phosphatase auxilin isoform X3: protein MDSSGASSPDMESSYGGGLLDMVKGGAGRLFSNLKDNLKDTLKDTSSKVMQSVASYTKGELDISYITSRIIVMSFPAEGVELGFRNHIEDVRTFLDSRHPDHYTVFNLSPKYYRSAKFHNRVSECSWPVRQAPSLHNLYAVCKNMHNWLQQNPKNVCVIHCMDGRAASAVLVSAMFCFCHLFSHPGPAVQLLNTKRPGIVLWPSHRRYIGYICDLIADKPVIPHCKPLTIKSVTLSPVPCFNKQRNGCRPFCDILSGETRILSTSQEYERMKEYRVQEGKVLIPLGATVHGDVVVSVYHMRSTIGGRLQAKMTNTQIFQIQFHTGFIALGTTTLKFTKPELDACDSPDKYPQLFHVILDIEIQSADRQTELTPPWENFTTKDINPSILFSSHQEHQDTLALAGRGATDSPQDNIRNVGQSAFFSSLSWQDQKSDKSSSHPTSEDRAALVHEESEQSDDELLSLSSQHSNASGDKPHGTPKHSKKQQEPPAAPPPEDVDLLGLDGSPMSKSFPSQPSAAPSNSDLLNDLFGVSQSPAAAAAEEVFPVGGPGSVHSTPRRSAASASPSPSPRVAEATAFDPFGSSPKQTGPDLLGSFLGSSAGPGDPFLQATRSPSPTVHSDPFHMASSTPTVSIQPDVSSGWDWPNKTGGLGMGSKSAATSPTGSLHSTPTHQPKPQTLDPFADLGSLGASLAGGPSFASKPTTPTGMGGGFPPSPQKPPPQPMGGSGWQQGAGYGWQGTQPKAQPSVPHASPQNKPNYNVSFSQGAQAERGKGAANVDSKPKVSADFEDLLSGQGFNAHKDKKGPKTIAEMRKEEMAKEMDPEKLKVLEWIEGKERNIRALLSTMHTVLWAGETKWKPVSMADLVTPEQVKKVYRRAVLVVHPDKATGQPYEQYAKMIFMELNDAWSEFENQGQKPLY, encoded by the exons GTGCCTCCTCTCCAGACATGGAGTCCAGCTATGGGGGAGGCCTGCTGGACATGGTgaagggaggagcagggaggctcTTCAGCAACCTGAAGGACAACCTGAAGGACACCCTCAAGGACACCTCCTCCAAGGTCATGCAGTCTGTTGCCAG TTACACCAAGGGAGAGCTGGATATTTCCTACATTACCTCAAGGATCATAG TGATGTCTTTTCCTGCTGAGGGAGTGGAGCTGGGCTTCAGGAACCACATTGAGGATGTCAGGACATTCCTGGATTCCAGGCACCCCGACCACTACACCGTGTTCAACTTGTCACCCAAATATTATCGCAGTGCCAAGTTCCACAACAGG GTGTCTGAGTGCAGCTGGCCCGTCCGGCAGGCGCCCAGCCTGCACAACCTCTACGCTGTCTGCAAGAACATGCACaactggctgcagcagaaccCCAAAAACGTCTGTGTCATCCACTGCATG GATGGCCGTGCAGCCTCAGCAGTTCTGGTCAGTGCCATGTTCTGTTTCTGTCACCTCTTCTCTcatcctggccctgctgtgcagctgctgaacACAAAGAGACCTGGAATTGTACTGTGGCCATCTCACAGGAG GTACATAGGATACATCTGTGACCTAATAGCAGACAAGCCTGTCATCCCCCACTGCAAACCACTGACCATCAAGTCGGTGACCCTCAGCCCCGTGCCCTGCTTCAACAAGCAGCGCAACGGCTGCCGGCCCTTCTGCGACATCCTCAGCGGGGAGACCAGGATCCTCAGCACCTCCCAGGAGTACGAGAGGATGAA AGAATACCGTGTGCAGGAAGGGAAGGTGCTGATCCCCCTGGGAGCCACTGTCCATGGAGATGTTGTTGTCTCTGTCTATCACATGAGATCCACCATCGGGGGACGACTCCAAGCCAAA atgaCCAACACACAAATATTCCAAATTCAATTTCATACTGGATTCATAGCCCTGGGAACAACCACTCTCAAATTCACCAA GCCTGAGCTGGATGCCTGTGACTCTCCAGACAAATATCCTCAGCTCTTTCATGTTATACTGGACATAGAAATCCAGTCTGCAGACAGACAAACTGAATTAACTCCCCCATGGGAGAACTTCACGACAAAAGACATCAATCCCTCCATTCTCTTCTCCTCCCACCAGGAGCACCAGGACACTCTTGCTTTGGCAG gtaGAGGTGCCACAGATTCCCCCCAGGATAACATCAGGAACGTTGGGCAGAGTGCATTCTTCTCCTCTCTCAGCTGGCAAG ATCAGAAATCTGACAAAAGTAGCTCTCACCCCACCTCAGAGGATCGAGCAGCGTTGGTGCATGAGGAAAGCGAACAGTCAGATGACGAACTCTTGTCCCTTTCCAGTCAGCACAGTAATGCCAGCGGTGACAAGCCCCACGGGACacccaaacacagcaaaaagcagcaagagcctccagcagcacctcccccTGAGGACGTGGACCTGCTGGGCCTGGATGGCAGCCCCATGAGCAAGAGCTTTCCCTCgcagcccagcgctgccccctCTAACTCTGACCTGCTGAATGATTtgtttggggtgtcccagagccctgctgcagctgctgctgaggaggttTTCCCCGTGGGGGGACCCGGCTCTGTGCACTCGACCCCGCGGCGCTCGGCAGCTTCGGCGTCGCCGTCGCCGTCGCCGAGGGTGGCAGAAG cCACTGCCTTTGATCCATTTGGAAGCAGCCCCAAGCAAACTGGTCCAGACCTCCTGGGTTCCTTCCTTGGCTCATCAGCTGGCCCTGGGGATCCTTTCCTTCAAGCCACAAGAAGCCCTTCCCCAACTGTGCACAGCGATCCCTTTCACATGG CTTCAAGCACTCCAACTGTTTCCATCCAACCAGATGTTTCCAGTGGTTGGGACTGGCCCAATAAAACAG gtgGTCTAGGAATGGGAAGTAAGTCTGCTGCCACCAGTCCTACAGGATCCCTCCACAGCACTCCCACTCATCAGCCTAAACCCCAAACACTGGATCCATTTGCTGATCTGGGAAGTCTTGGAGCGAGTTTAGCAG GTGGCCCCTCGTTCGCCAGCAAGCCCACCACGCCGACGGGCATGGGCGGGGGGTTCCCCCCGTCCCCGCAGAAGCCGCCGCCGCAGCCCATGGGGGGCAGCGGGTGGCAGCAGGGCGCGGGCTACggctggcaggggacacagcccaaagcccagcccagcgTGCCCCACGCCTCCCCGCAGAACAAGCCCAACTACAACGTCAGCTTCTCGCAGGGGGCGCAGGCCGAGCGGGGGAAAGGAGCCGCTAATGTCG ATTCCAAGCCAAAAGTGTCTGCAGATTTTGAAGATTTATTATCTGGTCAAGGGTTTAATGCTCACAAGGACAAGAAGGGCCCCAAAACAATAGCTGAgatgagaaaagaagaaatggcaAAGGAGATGGACCCTGAAAAACTAAAA gtgctggagtGGATtgaagggaaggagaggaatATCAGGGCACTGCTGTCCACCATGCACACggtgctgtgggcaggggagACCAAGTGGAAGCCTGTGAGTATGGCAGACCTGGTGACCCCAGAGCAGGTGAAGAAGGTGTACAGGCGGGCTGTGCTCGTCGTTCACCCCGACAAG GCTACTGGGCAGCCATATGAACAATATGCAAAGATGATATTTATGGAGCTAAACGATGCCTGGTCAGAATTTGAAAACCAAGGACAAAAACCCTTGTATTAG
- the DNAJC6 gene encoding putative tyrosine-protein phosphatase auxilin isoform X1, translating to MSLLGSYRKKPGSDGYESLQLVDSGAERGGAAAGPGRSPGRQQQQQQQQQPQPRADGSTMDSSGASSPDMESSYGGGLLDMVKGGAGRLFSNLKDNLKDTLKDTSSKVMQSVASYTKGELDISYITSRIIVMSFPAEGVELGFRNHIEDVRTFLDSRHPDHYTVFNLSPKYYRSAKFHNRVSECSWPVRQAPSLHNLYAVCKNMHNWLQQNPKNVCVIHCMDGRAASAVLVSAMFCFCHLFSHPGPAVQLLNTKRPGIVLWPSHRRYIGYICDLIADKPVIPHCKPLTIKSVTLSPVPCFNKQRNGCRPFCDILSGETRILSTSQEYERMKEYRVQEGKVLIPLGATVHGDVVVSVYHMRSTIGGRLQAKMTNTQIFQIQFHTGFIALGTTTLKFTKPELDACDSPDKYPQLFHVILDIEIQSADRQTELTPPWENFTTKDINPSILFSSHQEHQDTLALAGRGATDSPQDNIRNVGQSAFFSSLSWQDQKSDKSSSHPTSEDRAALVHEESEQSDDELLSLSSQHSNASGDKPHGTPKHSKKQQEPPAAPPPEDVDLLGLDGSPMSKSFPSQPSAAPSNSDLLNDLFGVSQSPAAAAAEEVFPVGGPGSVHSTPRRSAASASPSPSPRVAEATAFDPFGSSPKQTGPDLLGSFLGSSAGPGDPFLQATRSPSPTVHSDPFHMASSTPTVSIQPDVSSGWDWPNKTGGLGMGSKSAATSPTGSLHSTPTHQPKPQTLDPFADLGSLGASLAGGPSFASKPTTPTGMGGGFPPSPQKPPPQPMGGSGWQQGAGYGWQGTQPKAQPSVPHASPQNKPNYNVSFSQGAQAERGKGAANVDSKPKVSADFEDLLSGQGFNAHKDKKGPKTIAEMRKEEMAKEMDPEKLKVLEWIEGKERNIRALLSTMHTVLWAGETKWKPVSMADLVTPEQVKKVYRRAVLVVHPDKATGQPYEQYAKMIFMELNDAWSEFENQGQKPLY from the exons GTGCCTCCTCTCCAGACATGGAGTCCAGCTATGGGGGAGGCCTGCTGGACATGGTgaagggaggagcagggaggctcTTCAGCAACCTGAAGGACAACCTGAAGGACACCCTCAAGGACACCTCCTCCAAGGTCATGCAGTCTGTTGCCAG TTACACCAAGGGAGAGCTGGATATTTCCTACATTACCTCAAGGATCATAG TGATGTCTTTTCCTGCTGAGGGAGTGGAGCTGGGCTTCAGGAACCACATTGAGGATGTCAGGACATTCCTGGATTCCAGGCACCCCGACCACTACACCGTGTTCAACTTGTCACCCAAATATTATCGCAGTGCCAAGTTCCACAACAGG GTGTCTGAGTGCAGCTGGCCCGTCCGGCAGGCGCCCAGCCTGCACAACCTCTACGCTGTCTGCAAGAACATGCACaactggctgcagcagaaccCCAAAAACGTCTGTGTCATCCACTGCATG GATGGCCGTGCAGCCTCAGCAGTTCTGGTCAGTGCCATGTTCTGTTTCTGTCACCTCTTCTCTcatcctggccctgctgtgcagctgctgaacACAAAGAGACCTGGAATTGTACTGTGGCCATCTCACAGGAG GTACATAGGATACATCTGTGACCTAATAGCAGACAAGCCTGTCATCCCCCACTGCAAACCACTGACCATCAAGTCGGTGACCCTCAGCCCCGTGCCCTGCTTCAACAAGCAGCGCAACGGCTGCCGGCCCTTCTGCGACATCCTCAGCGGGGAGACCAGGATCCTCAGCACCTCCCAGGAGTACGAGAGGATGAA AGAATACCGTGTGCAGGAAGGGAAGGTGCTGATCCCCCTGGGAGCCACTGTCCATGGAGATGTTGTTGTCTCTGTCTATCACATGAGATCCACCATCGGGGGACGACTCCAAGCCAAA atgaCCAACACACAAATATTCCAAATTCAATTTCATACTGGATTCATAGCCCTGGGAACAACCACTCTCAAATTCACCAA GCCTGAGCTGGATGCCTGTGACTCTCCAGACAAATATCCTCAGCTCTTTCATGTTATACTGGACATAGAAATCCAGTCTGCAGACAGACAAACTGAATTAACTCCCCCATGGGAGAACTTCACGACAAAAGACATCAATCCCTCCATTCTCTTCTCCTCCCACCAGGAGCACCAGGACACTCTTGCTTTGGCAG gtaGAGGTGCCACAGATTCCCCCCAGGATAACATCAGGAACGTTGGGCAGAGTGCATTCTTCTCCTCTCTCAGCTGGCAAG ATCAGAAATCTGACAAAAGTAGCTCTCACCCCACCTCAGAGGATCGAGCAGCGTTGGTGCATGAGGAAAGCGAACAGTCAGATGACGAACTCTTGTCCCTTTCCAGTCAGCACAGTAATGCCAGCGGTGACAAGCCCCACGGGACacccaaacacagcaaaaagcagcaagagcctccagcagcacctcccccTGAGGACGTGGACCTGCTGGGCCTGGATGGCAGCCCCATGAGCAAGAGCTTTCCCTCgcagcccagcgctgccccctCTAACTCTGACCTGCTGAATGATTtgtttggggtgtcccagagccctgctgcagctgctgctgaggaggttTTCCCCGTGGGGGGACCCGGCTCTGTGCACTCGACCCCGCGGCGCTCGGCAGCTTCGGCGTCGCCGTCGCCGTCGCCGAGGGTGGCAGAAG cCACTGCCTTTGATCCATTTGGAAGCAGCCCCAAGCAAACTGGTCCAGACCTCCTGGGTTCCTTCCTTGGCTCATCAGCTGGCCCTGGGGATCCTTTCCTTCAAGCCACAAGAAGCCCTTCCCCAACTGTGCACAGCGATCCCTTTCACATGG CTTCAAGCACTCCAACTGTTTCCATCCAACCAGATGTTTCCAGTGGTTGGGACTGGCCCAATAAAACAG gtgGTCTAGGAATGGGAAGTAAGTCTGCTGCCACCAGTCCTACAGGATCCCTCCACAGCACTCCCACTCATCAGCCTAAACCCCAAACACTGGATCCATTTGCTGATCTGGGAAGTCTTGGAGCGAGTTTAGCAG GTGGCCCCTCGTTCGCCAGCAAGCCCACCACGCCGACGGGCATGGGCGGGGGGTTCCCCCCGTCCCCGCAGAAGCCGCCGCCGCAGCCCATGGGGGGCAGCGGGTGGCAGCAGGGCGCGGGCTACggctggcaggggacacagcccaaagcccagcccagcgTGCCCCACGCCTCCCCGCAGAACAAGCCCAACTACAACGTCAGCTTCTCGCAGGGGGCGCAGGCCGAGCGGGGGAAAGGAGCCGCTAATGTCG ATTCCAAGCCAAAAGTGTCTGCAGATTTTGAAGATTTATTATCTGGTCAAGGGTTTAATGCTCACAAGGACAAGAAGGGCCCCAAAACAATAGCTGAgatgagaaaagaagaaatggcaAAGGAGATGGACCCTGAAAAACTAAAA gtgctggagtGGATtgaagggaaggagaggaatATCAGGGCACTGCTGTCCACCATGCACACggtgctgtgggcaggggagACCAAGTGGAAGCCTGTGAGTATGGCAGACCTGGTGACCCCAGAGCAGGTGAAGAAGGTGTACAGGCGGGCTGTGCTCGTCGTTCACCCCGACAAG GCTACTGGGCAGCCATATGAACAATATGCAAAGATGATATTTATGGAGCTAAACGATGCCTGGTCAGAATTTGAAAACCAAGGACAAAAACCCTTGTATTAG